GTGTGCCCATTGTGTTGGTAAAAGCCGTTatagttttgctttaacaagcatgTCTTTAAGCGATTTACCTTTTCATAAGAGATCAAGGGAGGATTCTTGTATATCTCTCTTAGTAGTGGCTGGTTTTGTATTAGATGCCATTTTTCCattagaatgtttttcaaacatggCAATGATGGATGAAATTGTGTCACAAAGGGTAGAATTTTTTTGTGCGCTTTCTGTGTTTGTGTAAGAGCGTTCTTTCTTTCTGCGAATTTAACTCCGGAGATGATTTTGTCCACCAGGTTATTAGGATAACCTCTTGGTGTCAGACGtgttctaaagtttttaatgttctcctcaaacataacCTCAGTTTGTCCTCAGGAGCCTAAGCGCTTCTCCTTTAACGAATCCTTTCTTAACGCCTGCTGGGTGGCAGCTGTTGTAGTTTGTGTACTGAAatgtttcagtaggtttgtaatGTGTGCGCACGTCGAGAATCGATTCTTTCTCGAATCTCTCTCCCTTATAGACTGTTGTGTCCAAGAAAGTTGTTTCAAACTGTGAGATTTCAGCAGTAAACTTTATGGTATGGTGGTAAGAATTTGCTTGCTCAACGAAATGttctatttcttctttgtttgtgtcccaCAAGCAAAATACATCGTCAATGAACCTTTTCCACGTTAGTGGTTTGTTAACGCTCCGCCTTAAGATCTCCTTTTCTATAGATGCCATAAAGATGTTGGCAAAAGCTACTGCCATTTTAGTATCCATGGCAGTACCGTGTGTTTTTTCCGTTAAATTGGAAGGAGGTCTCCTTCAGTATAAGGCTGAGCATTTCTCTAAAAATTTAGTAGCTATAGGAGGCTTTTGGGCATGAAAGTTTTCGTATGCGTTGCACACTATAGTGATTCCTTCCTCCTGTGGGATATTCGTGTAAAGGCTTGT
This window of the Acropora muricata isolate sample 2 chromosome 14, ASM3666990v1, whole genome shotgun sequence genome carries:
- the LOC136899253 gene encoding uncharacterized protein, encoding MAVAFANIFMASIEKEILRRSVNKPLTWKRFIDDVFCLWDTNKEEIEHFVEQANSYHHTIKFTAEISQFETTFLDTTVYKGERFEKESILDVRTHYKPTETFQYTNYNSCHPAGVKKGFVKGEALRLLRTN